In the bacterium genome, one interval contains:
- the recR gene encoding recombination protein RecR translates to MADKKAIDKLIEELTRLPGIGVRTATRLAYHLLSRPKEDIEALIDALRGIMEEAKVCSICFNISESDPCPICADANRDHSTICVVEQPQDIAAIEATMAYDGVYHVLGGVLDALAGVDEEQLHIKELLARVSQGDIKEVILALNPTPEGETTIRYLAKILEPTGVKVTTLARGISAGSLLEFTDKKTLTNALANRIEVR, encoded by the coding sequence ATGGCTGACAAAAAAGCTATAGATAAACTTATAGAGGAGCTAACAAGGCTCCCGGGGATAGGCGTGAGGACCGCGACGAGACTGGCATATCATCTTCTAAGCCGTCCGAAGGAGGACATAGAGGCGCTCATTGATGCTCTGCGGGGGATAATGGAGGAGGCTAAAGTTTGCTCTATATGCTTTAACATTTCCGAGAGTGACCCGTGTCCCATCTGCGCCGATGCCAATCGTGACCATTCGACTATTTGTGTGGTCGAGCAACCGCAGGACATAGCAGCGATAGAGGCTACAATGGCTTACGATGGTGTTTATCATGTGCTTGGTGGTGTTCTCGACGCTCTCGCTGGGGTTGACGAAGAACAACTACACATAAAAGAGCTTCTCGCGAGAGTTAGCCAGGGTGATATTAAGGAAGTTATTCTGGCGCTTAATCCAACTCCTGAGGGGGAGACCACGATAAGGTATCTCGCAAAAATCCTCGAACCAACTGGTGTTAAAGTCACAACTCTTGCGAGGGGGATTTCTGCGGGGAGCCTGCTTGAGTTCACCGATAAAAAGACTCTTACCAACGCGCTGGCCAATAGAATTGAGGTAAGGTGA
- the folK gene encoding 2-amino-4-hydroxy-6-hydroxymethyldihydropteridine diphosphokinase, with protein sequence MREEKVMAESVYLGLGSNLGDRLENIINGLKEIAKIAKVEAVSSVYESEPWGEKYQPKFLNAVALVEYEGPPKKLLFELKMIERKLGRQPSSSKWGPRELDIDILLFGEDVLESESLCIPHKYLCQRDFFLVPLLELNPELVHPETMEPLESYLVRLPAQLRTIIGKVVSRKWDTAVESFTRRSKRK encoded by the coding sequence ATGCGAGAGGAAAAGGTGATGGCGGAAAGCGTTTATCTCGGGCTTGGCAGTAACCTTGGCGACAGGCTCGAGAACATAATAAACGGACTAAAAGAGATAGCAAAAATAGCAAAGGTAGAAGCAGTTTCGTCAGTCTATGAATCGGAGCCCTGGGGCGAAAAATACCAGCCGAAATTTCTTAATGCGGTCGCATTGGTGGAATACGAAGGACCTCCCAAAAAACTTCTTTTCGAGCTAAAAATGATAGAGCGCAAACTTGGTCGTCAGCCCAGTTCCTCAAAATGGGGGCCGAGAGAACTTGACATCGACATATTACTTTTCGGCGAAGATGTCCTCGAAAGCGAATCTCTTTGCATACCACATAAATACCTTTGTCAGCGCGATTTTTTCCTGGTTCCGTTGCTTGAGCTCAACCCCGAACTCGTGCATCCCGAAACTATGGAGCCACTTGAATCCTACCTTGTCAGGCTTCCTGCACAACTCAGAACTATAATTGGGAAAGTAGTGTCCAGAAAATGGGATACTGCTGTTGAAAGCTTCACACGAAGAAGCAAACGAAAATAA
- the folB gene encoding dihydroneopterin aldolase, with product MGIIRMHNMLFFGYHGTSKAEKELAKRYSVDVEIEYDTSKAAATDKLSDAINYETIYWLIARFFDENRFHLTETVAERLADLIMKETPMARHLVVKVRKNHPPFPGFLEWVEVECERKR from the coding sequence ATGGGAATAATAAGAATGCACAACATGCTCTTTTTCGGCTATCATGGTACATCCAAGGCTGAGAAGGAGCTTGCCAAGCGCTACTCAGTGGATGTCGAGATAGAGTACGATACATCGAAGGCAGCTGCAACGGATAAACTTTCCGACGCAATAAACTACGAAACCATATATTGGCTTATAGCGCGCTTTTTCGACGAGAATAGGTTCCATCTTACCGAGACTGTTGCTGAAAGGCTTGCGGACCTTATTATGAAGGAAACGCCGATGGCGAGACATCTCGTGGTTAAGGTTCGGAAGAATCATCCGCCATTCCCAGGTTTTCTTGAGTGGGTTGAGGTCGAATGCGAGAGGAAAAGGTGA